In bacterium, one DNA window encodes the following:
- a CDS encoding terminase large subunit → MSAQTTYSVVEGAPDGVVMRGAAKELWLCKDHEVIISGPAETGKTYAALHKLDALLWKYPRAQAVIVRKTYKSTVGSVLQTFANKVACKAVRPFGAAHPEWYDYPNGSRLWVGGMDNSDKVLSSERDFVYVNQAEELELSDWETLATRCTGRAGNSPYAQLFGDCNPSVLDHWIRKRAAAGALVLLRSRHQDNPALYDAWGNLTEQGERSLAVLDALTGVRRKRLLEGEWATAEGAVYEEFARDVHVARRTVAWRAVVLGVDEGYTNPGVILAVGVDGDGRVHVIEEFCQRHVLQGAFVMEAQRMARAYHVSAVYVDPSAAGLIAEMRSIGLPAIAGNNEVTPGIQAVKATLAVAGDGKPRFSADPSCVNLISEFESYIWKENDGSRREEPEKMNDHTMDALRYAIQGITRQAAGAVSVLPY, encoded by the coding sequence ATGTCAGCACAGACGACCTATAGCGTTGTCGAGGGGGCGCCGGATGGCGTGGTGATGCGCGGGGCGGCTAAAGAGCTATGGCTGTGCAAAGACCACGAGGTGATTATCAGTGGCCCCGCCGAGACGGGCAAGACCTATGCGGCATTGCACAAGCTCGACGCGCTGCTATGGAAGTACCCGCGCGCGCAGGCGGTGATCGTTCGCAAGACGTACAAGAGCACCGTGGGAAGCGTGCTACAGACGTTTGCCAACAAAGTGGCGTGCAAGGCGGTGCGGCCCTTTGGGGCGGCGCACCCGGAGTGGTACGACTACCCCAACGGCTCGCGGCTGTGGGTCGGAGGGATGGACAACTCAGACAAGGTGCTTTCAAGCGAGCGCGATTTTGTCTATGTCAATCAGGCCGAAGAGCTAGAGCTATCCGACTGGGAGACGCTGGCGACGCGCTGCACGGGGCGCGCGGGCAATTCCCCCTACGCGCAACTATTCGGGGACTGCAACCCCAGCGTCCTGGATCACTGGATTCGCAAGCGCGCGGCGGCGGGGGCTTTGGTTTTGTTGCGTTCTCGCCATCAGGATAACCCCGCCCTCTACGATGCGTGGGGAAACCTGACAGAACAGGGCGAGCGGTCGCTGGCGGTGTTGGACGCGCTCACCGGTGTGCGACGCAAGCGCCTGTTAGAGGGCGAGTGGGCTACCGCTGAGGGCGCGGTGTACGAAGAGTTCGCGCGGGATGTTCATGTGGCGCGGCGCACTGTGGCATGGCGCGCCGTGGTGTTGGGTGTGGACGAGGGATACACCAACCCCGGCGTGATCCTGGCCGTGGGCGTGGACGGCGATGGGCGTGTACACGTCATAGAGGAGTTCTGCCAACGCCACGTGTTGCAAGGCGCTTTCGTGATGGAAGCGCAACGCATGGCGCGGGCCTATCACGTCAGCGCGGTTTACGTTGACCCCTCGGCGGCGGGGCTGATTGCAGAGATGCGCTCTATCGGCCTGCCTGCCATTGCGGGCAACAATGAGGTGACGCCGGGGATTCAGGCGGTCAAGGCGACGTTGGCCGTAGCAGGCGACGGCAAGCCGCGTTTCTCAGCTGACCCGTCTTGCGTGAACCTGATTTCAGAGTTCGAGAGCTACATCTGGAAAGAGAATGATGGTAGCCGACGCGAAGAGCCGGAAAAGATGAACGATCACACAATGGATGCGCTGCGCTATGCGATACAGGGGATAACACGACAAGCGGCGGGCGCGGTGAGCGTGCTGCCATACTAA
- a CDS encoding phage minor head protein gives MAEPRIVAITREFREALLDRESTQFAEMTRRWGQVERAVQREMDAILEEIAYRQRIGDTVTRENITTLARYTEMLAQVRREVQSFQGYAEGSIQRSQEAALEAGTIDATAAVREALGAEDMRVRFDRVDPGSLQNIVGVCQDGSPLFDVLRGRALFPAAVGGLTDALVEGVAMGWNPRKTAREMMDGMAGGLDMALRVARTEQLRAYRESSMAQYRESGVVGYVKRMCAHQARTCLGCLALDGQVLPLDEPFFDHPNGRCTTIPWVKGLKEPSWKSGEEWFSEQPEAVQRDMMGAEKYEAWKKGEFTFQDLAKISDDPTWGKSVGVRSLKDLRGGMQGQGAKVVAFTAQDDDLLPSWARPATAQELQRVKDIYDRIPSELRSFATTSKVKVGIITDDSHLAVTGNEMLFRPEDLTVGQGFAIRHELTHAAITPQIISNNGGADNLARDLVAREVRVPAHAARMYARNNGSNLALIDETVTILADDYASGDTIASLAQRYLQPRGVAYYVVDSADSYRGGYSKRPWSTQEAEEAARFLIGLLRRGRTSDRR, from the coding sequence ATGGCCGAGCCGCGCATCGTTGCCATAACCCGCGAGTTTCGCGAGGCGCTGCTGGACAGAGAGAGTACGCAGTTTGCCGAGATGACGCGGCGCTGGGGGCAAGTGGAGCGGGCGGTACAGCGCGAGATGGACGCTATTCTGGAAGAGATCGCCTATCGGCAACGTATCGGCGACACCGTGACGCGGGAGAACATTACCACTCTGGCCCGCTACACGGAGATGCTGGCGCAGGTGCGCCGTGAGGTGCAGAGCTTTCAGGGTTACGCGGAGGGCAGCATCCAACGCAGCCAGGAGGCGGCGCTAGAGGCGGGCACGATTGACGCGACGGCGGCGGTACGCGAGGCGCTGGGGGCTGAGGATATGCGGGTGCGCTTTGACCGTGTTGACCCCGGCTCGCTGCAAAATATCGTCGGCGTGTGCCAGGACGGTTCTCCGCTATTCGATGTGTTGCGGGGCCGGGCGCTCTTTCCGGCGGCAGTGGGGGGCTTGACCGACGCGCTGGTAGAGGGCGTGGCGATGGGCTGGAACCCGCGCAAGACGGCGCGCGAGATGATGGACGGCATGGCGGGCGGCCTGGATATGGCCCTGCGGGTGGCGCGCACGGAGCAGCTACGCGCCTATCGTGAATCCAGCATGGCGCAGTATCGCGAGTCGGGCGTGGTGGGGTACGTCAAGCGCATGTGCGCGCATCAGGCGCGGACGTGCTTGGGGTGTCTCGCTCTTGACGGCCAGGTGTTGCCGCTCGATGAGCCGTTTTTCGATCACCCCAACGGGCGATGCACCACCATCCCCTGGGTCAAGGGGCTGAAAGAGCCGAGCTGGAAGAGCGGCGAAGAGTGGTTCAGCGAGCAGCCGGAAGCGGTACAGCGCGACATGATGGGTGCGGAAAAGTACGAAGCGTGGAAAAAGGGCGAGTTCACTTTTCAGGACTTGGCGAAAATCAGCGATGATCCGACCTGGGGCAAGAGCGTAGGGGTGCGGTCGCTGAAGGACTTGCGCGGCGGGATGCAGGGGCAAGGGGCGAAGGTTGTTGCTTTTACGGCACAAGATGATGACTTGCTGCCATCATGGGCTAGACCAGCAACCGCGCAAGAGCTACAGAGAGTCAAGGATATTTATGATCGTATACCGAGTGAACTGCGGTCATTTGCGACAACGAGTAAGGTAAAGGTGGGGATTATAACGGATGACTCCCATCTTGCCGTAACCGGTAACGAGATGCTTTTCCGCCCAGAAGACCTAACGGTAGGCCAGGGATTTGCTATCAGGCATGAGCTAACACACGCCGCGATAACGCCCCAAATAATCTCAAACAACGGCGGGGCTGATAATCTCGCTAGAGATTTAGTTGCGAGGGAGGTGCGTGTACCTGCTCATGCTGCGCGTATGTACGCAAGGAATAACGGCAGCAATCTGGCCCTTATTGATGAAACGGTTACAATCCTCGCCGATGACTATGCTAGTGGCGATACTATAGCATCCCTGGCACAAAGGTATCTGCAGCCGAGAGGGGTGGCTTATTACGTGGTGGATTCAGCGGATAGCTACCGCGGGGGTTATTCCAAGAGGCCGTGGAGCACACAAGAGGCCGAAGAGGCCGCGAGGTTCCTCATTGGGCTCTTACGCAGAGGGCGGACAAGTGACCGACGGTGA
- a CDS encoding sigma factor-like helix-turn-helix DNA-binding protein yields MQRDQMDAVIDLAAAMARLTEKQRRVISLWVQGYTQEEIAQIEGIARTTVQEQLDAARRTLANSCQ; encoded by the coding sequence GTGCAACGCGACCAAATGGACGCGGTGATTGACCTCGCCGCAGCAATGGCGCGCCTGACTGAGAAACAGCGGCGCGTCATTTCGCTTTGGGTGCAGGGGTACACGCAAGAGGAGATTGCCCAGATCGAAGGCATTGCCAGAACCACGGTGCAGGAACAACTTGATGCCGCCAGGCGGACGCTCGCAAACTCGTGTCAGTGA
- a CDS encoding right-handed parallel beta-helix repeat-containing protein — translation MPYPVAAARGKSGGPEDALYVAKTGNDSNRGDSASPYLTIAKALTVVAAGQTIYVRAGTYTENLSIPRSGTAGKRITLRGFPGETATIAGGASACIKFLDNYQYWTISDLTFTSTASLNYGAMGSAIEQDSATGVDNLIVERISANCAVILSGANNIIRNNTFNGTGNTTYAINGAIFFRESRTTGLQIYGNTISNWAGRGIWLYQDIVDPQVYNNTIHDITAIDDTHMGINADGYGHESNGGDYYGNVIYNIIGTYGTGITFENGLNAPVARNNLIHDCTRGIGFINYEEDGLDETACNAVVKNNILYHCLNPFNIITAPGLSFFHNTIADCLTADDQNVFYLQGTAAQLAGLVVKGNIYKHNGDGGTSDSIFSFQSDYTILTTTNVAYNDWYHRSTNVVHRRSDWAGQNWAAWTGAGYDANSIESDPLFTDGTNHDYTLQTGSPAKDTATNLGVADDYAGNARPLGAGYDMGAYERA, via the coding sequence GTGCCCTACCCGGTAGCAGCGGCACGAGGCAAAAGCGGCGGGCCAGAGGACGCGCTCTACGTGGCCAAGACGGGCAACGATAGCAACCGTGGCGATAGCGCCTCGCCCTATCTCACCATCGCTAAGGCGCTGACGGTTGTAGCGGCGGGCCAAACGATCTATGTGCGCGCTGGCACGTATACGGAAAATCTTTCCATCCCTCGCAGTGGCACGGCGGGCAAGCGCATCACGTTGCGCGGCTTCCCCGGCGAGACGGCTACCATCGCGGGCGGCGCGTCGGCGTGCATCAAGTTCTTGGACAATTACCAGTATTGGACGATCTCTGACCTGACCTTTACCAGCACCGCTTCGCTCAACTATGGGGCGATGGGGTCAGCCATCGAGCAGGACTCGGCCACGGGCGTAGACAATCTGATCGTGGAGCGCATCAGCGCCAACTGTGCGGTGATCCTGAGCGGCGCGAACAACATCATTCGCAACAACACATTCAATGGCACAGGCAACACCACGTATGCCATCAACGGCGCGATCTTTTTCCGTGAAAGCCGTACCACCGGCTTGCAAATATATGGCAACACCATCTCGAATTGGGCCGGGCGGGGCATCTGGCTCTACCAGGACATCGTTGACCCGCAGGTGTACAACAACACCATCCACGACATTACCGCCATAGACGATACCCACATGGGCATCAATGCCGACGGTTACGGCCACGAAAGCAACGGCGGCGACTATTACGGCAATGTGATCTACAACATTATCGGGACGTATGGCACGGGCATCACCTTCGAGAACGGTCTCAACGCGCCCGTGGCGCGCAACAACCTCATTCACGATTGCACGCGGGGTATCGGGTTCATCAACTATGAAGAGGACGGGTTAGACGAAACGGCCTGTAACGCGGTGGTGAAAAACAACATCCTTTACCACTGTCTGAACCCGTTCAATATCATCACCGCTCCGGGCTTGTCCTTCTTCCACAACACCATCGCCGACTGCCTGACCGCCGATGATCAGAACGTGTTTTACCTTCAGGGCACGGCGGCGCAACTCGCCGGCCTGGTGGTCAAGGGCAACATCTACAAACACAACGGCGACGGGGGAACGAGCGACAGCATCTTTTCCTTCCAGTCCGACTACACCATCCTCACCACAACGAACGTGGCCTACAACGACTGGTATCATCGCAGCACCAACGTGGTGCACCGGCGCTCGGACTGGGCGGGGCAAAACTGGGCGGCGTGGACGGGCGCGGGGTACGACGCCAACTCCATTGAAAGCGATCCGCTCTTTACCGATGGCACGAACCACGATTACACGCTACAGACCGGCTCGCCGGCGAAAGACACCGCCACCAACCTGGGCGTAGCGGACGACTACGCGGGCAACGCGCGGCCCCTCGGCGCGGGGTACGACATGGGCGCATACGAAAGGGCGTAG